A stretch of Imperialibacter roseus DNA encodes these proteins:
- a CDS encoding efflux RND transporter periplasmic adaptor subunit, which translates to MKSVKNTVGALLVLLAVTACNNEESNIQTEIKIPVSVTIIKPQSISRFIETTGTVYSSKEGAIKSELTGIYRLQTNPATGRPFALGDAVRQGQVIIRLEDKEFENNLQLDGKKLSLEVSENNLNKQKSLFEKGGVTQTELNQASIDYVNSKYAYENAEIQKAKMFVKAPFTGVIVSIPYHTDGVRIDQGQELFKVMEYEHLLMDVKLPEKHLPEVTLNQLVQITNYNLATDTILGKISQISPVIDTETRTFQSVLQINNDKKLLRPGMFIKAAILSEQRDSTIVIPKETIISRQDGKVVFTVENGIATEKKITTGLENQDVIEVLDGLKVNDRLVVTGFETLRNKSKVSVIQ; encoded by the coding sequence ATGAAAAGCGTTAAAAATACTGTCGGAGCCCTGCTGGTGCTGCTGGCCGTCACTGCCTGCAACAACGAGGAATCCAATATCCAAACCGAGATCAAAATCCCCGTTTCTGTGACCATCATCAAGCCCCAGTCGATCTCCCGGTTCATCGAGACCACAGGCACCGTCTATTCCTCCAAGGAAGGCGCCATCAAGTCGGAGCTCACGGGCATTTACAGGCTGCAAACCAATCCGGCCACCGGGCGTCCTTTTGCCCTTGGCGACGCCGTGAGACAGGGCCAGGTCATTATCAGACTGGAGGACAAGGAGTTTGAAAACAACCTTCAGCTCGATGGAAAAAAACTCAGCCTGGAGGTGTCGGAAAACAACCTCAACAAACAAAAGTCGCTGTTCGAAAAAGGGGGTGTGACCCAAACAGAACTCAACCAGGCGTCAATTGACTATGTAAATTCGAAATACGCCTACGAAAATGCGGAGATCCAGAAAGCCAAAATGTTCGTCAAAGCGCCATTTACCGGGGTGATTGTATCGATTCCCTACCATACCGATGGCGTCCGCATCGACCAGGGACAGGAGCTTTTCAAAGTTATGGAGTACGAACACCTGCTCATGGATGTGAAGCTGCCTGAGAAGCACCTGCCAGAGGTAACGCTCAATCAGCTGGTGCAGATTACCAATTACAACCTGGCTACCGACACCATCCTCGGAAAAATCAGCCAAATCTCCCCTGTCATCGACACGGAGACCAGAACCTTCCAAAGCGTATTACAGATCAATAACGACAAGAAACTGCTCCGCCCCGGCATGTTCATCAAAGCAGCCATCCTTTCTGAGCAGCGTGACAGCACCATCGTCATCCCCAAGGAAACCATCATCTCCCGCCAGGACGGCAAAGTGGTGTTCACTGTGGAAAACGGGATAGCAACCGAGAAAAAGATAACGACTGGCCTGGAAAACCAGGATGTGATCGAAGTGCTCGACGGCCTCAAGGTTAACGACCGCCTGGTGGTCACCGGCTTTGAAACGCTGAGGAACAAAAGCAAGGTAAGTGTGATTCAGTAA
- a CDS encoding efflux RND transporter permease subunit has protein sequence MKKIVSMAVSYPITILMMVMAVILLGSISFDKLGIELFPDLKNPTLFVELKAGIRPPSEIEKQFIENIESIAIRQSGAVEVSSISQTGYGRVTVNYDWGKDMDEAFLDLQKSLSSFSLNDDIDEFAISQFDPNATPVMILGIYNPASNDFDALRRVAETNFRNELIRLPGIAEVRLSGEQEKEIVLETDPHQLASFGLTVNDLVAKIQSYNRNVSGGFIEELGRKYIIKGLGIIEQPEDLENLVVGYTTAGTSTPAATATPVTTTSTETTQTPNNQSVNSNQVPVLLREVATVKIMDKEAGSIVRVNQRRSLGMSIYKETRYNTVNAVNELTGVLEGLKTSVPGYEFVIIQNQGRFIQGAIDEVKESGLYGALFAMLVLFVFLRRIGSTLVISIAIPISIIATFNLMYFNGLTLNVMTLGGLALGAGMLVDNAIVVVEAIFRKREEGLSVIDAAIAGTAEVSGAITASTLTTIIVFLPIVYLQGPSGELFRDQAWTVAFSLLSSLAVAILVIPTLFARVFKNDKTVLEVQPLKFTRYRSFLNGVLKYRIAFIIASLVLVVGSFQLVSVIGSEYMPQSGTRAISVDIKLANGTALARTSSTVGQIEAQLFQLFEGQLDKVYAHIGPEQTQSGIENENVYEENTANLKLIFNESTELAIAAITDRLSTYFESIPGLEATFSNDESALNAVLGDEQMPLAVEISGTDFKTLGSLSDSVIAVMTRNPDIYEPMSNLEQGVPQIQVDVDKYRAGLFKLSIEDVVTQIKDQLEGKHAGTIERSGEMQDIEIKVPEVSLADLDNMRIKSGEQEIPLGEISRITTEFATNSIYRKNQNRVVLISARVNQEKPYDKVVKSLEDGLSGLTVPPQYKIKVAGQELKRKESMQNLTFSLILSIVLVYMVLASQFESLLHPFTILLTIPLAGVGALLSFFILGMPLNMMAFIGIIMLAGIAVNDAIILVDSINKNKRDGMPIRDAILDAGQRRFRPIIMTSLTTILALLPLTFGFGESAALRAPMAVAVIGGLITSTLLTLIVIPCFYETIESIVGKLSNVKRRFTKASHA, from the coding sequence TTGAAAAAGATAGTCTCCATGGCCGTGTCCTATCCCATTACCATTCTCATGATGGTGATGGCGGTCATCCTTCTTGGATCCATTTCCTTCGATAAGCTGGGGATAGAGCTCTTCCCTGACCTGAAGAACCCCACCCTCTTTGTGGAGCTCAAAGCGGGCATACGGCCGCCATCGGAGATTGAAAAGCAATTCATTGAGAACATTGAGTCCATTGCCATCCGCCAGAGTGGAGCCGTGGAAGTCAGCTCTATCAGCCAGACAGGCTATGGCAGAGTCACTGTCAATTACGACTGGGGCAAAGACATGGACGAGGCCTTTCTCGATCTGCAGAAGTCGCTGTCGAGCTTTTCACTGAACGACGACATCGACGAGTTTGCCATTTCCCAGTTTGACCCCAATGCCACACCGGTCATGATCCTTGGTATCTACAACCCGGCCTCCAACGACTTCGATGCCCTGCGCCGGGTGGCCGAAACCAATTTCAGGAACGAGCTCATCCGCCTGCCGGGCATAGCCGAAGTGCGCTTGTCGGGAGAGCAGGAAAAAGAAATTGTGCTCGAAACAGACCCTCATCAGCTGGCTTCTTTTGGGCTTACAGTGAATGACCTTGTAGCTAAAATTCAGAGCTACAACCGCAACGTTTCCGGAGGGTTTATTGAAGAGCTGGGCAGAAAATATATCATCAAAGGCCTGGGCATCATAGAGCAGCCCGAAGACCTGGAAAACCTCGTGGTGGGCTACACTACCGCAGGAACTTCCACACCGGCAGCTACAGCCACACCCGTAACAACTACTTCAACTGAAACAACACAAACACCTAATAATCAGTCAGTAAATAGTAATCAGGTTCCAGTATTGCTTCGGGAGGTCGCTACCGTCAAAATCATGGACAAAGAAGCCGGCAGCATCGTGCGGGTGAACCAGCGCAGAAGCCTGGGCATGTCCATTTACAAGGAAACAAGGTACAACACAGTAAACGCTGTGAACGAGCTCACCGGGGTGCTGGAAGGCCTCAAGACGTCCGTTCCCGGCTACGAGTTTGTGATCATCCAAAACCAGGGAAGGTTCATCCAGGGCGCTATCGACGAGGTGAAAGAATCGGGGCTGTACGGCGCCCTTTTTGCCATGCTGGTGCTGTTTGTGTTCCTGCGCCGGATAGGCTCCACGCTGGTCATCAGCATTGCCATTCCCATCTCCATCATAGCCACCTTTAACCTGATGTATTTCAATGGGCTTACCCTGAACGTGATGACGCTCGGTGGTCTGGCCCTCGGTGCTGGCATGCTGGTCGACAATGCCATTGTGGTGGTGGAAGCCATCTTCCGAAAGCGGGAAGAAGGACTCAGTGTCATCGACGCCGCCATTGCCGGTACGGCTGAAGTCAGTGGAGCCATTACCGCCTCTACCCTCACCACCATCATCGTGTTCCTGCCCATCGTTTACCTGCAAGGCCCATCCGGAGAGCTCTTCCGTGACCAGGCCTGGACGGTGGCCTTTTCACTGCTGTCTTCGCTGGCCGTGGCTATACTCGTAATTCCTACCTTGTTCGCCAGGGTTTTCAAAAACGACAAGACCGTGCTGGAAGTGCAGCCGCTGAAATTCACCCGTTACCGCAGCTTCCTCAATGGCGTACTTAAATACCGCATCGCCTTCATCATCGCCTCGTTGGTACTGGTGGTGGGGTCGTTTCAGCTGGTGTCAGTCATTGGCAGCGAATACATGCCGCAGTCGGGCACACGGGCCATCTCTGTAGATATCAAGCTGGCCAACGGCACCGCACTGGCCCGCACGTCATCGACGGTCGGACAGATCGAGGCCCAGCTGTTTCAGCTTTTTGAAGGCCAGCTCGACAAAGTGTATGCCCACATCGGGCCGGAGCAAACCCAGTCGGGCATTGAAAACGAGAATGTCTATGAAGAAAACACGGCCAACCTGAAGCTGATCTTCAATGAAAGCACGGAGTTGGCCATTGCGGCCATCACCGACAGGCTGTCCACTTACTTCGAAAGTATTCCGGGACTGGAAGCTACTTTTTCCAACGATGAAAGTGCGCTGAATGCCGTGCTTGGCGATGAGCAAATGCCTTTGGCTGTAGAAATCAGTGGCACCGACTTCAAAACCCTCGGTTCGTTGTCAGACTCCGTGATAGCAGTGATGACCCGGAACCCCGACATCTACGAGCCCATGTCGAACCTCGAGCAGGGTGTGCCACAGATCCAGGTGGATGTGGACAAGTACAGGGCTGGCCTCTTCAAGCTGTCCATTGAAGACGTGGTCACTCAAATCAAAGACCAGCTGGAAGGCAAGCATGCGGGCACCATTGAACGGAGCGGCGAAATGCAGGACATCGAAATCAAAGTGCCCGAGGTATCACTGGCCGACCTCGACAATATGCGGATCAAAAGTGGCGAGCAGGAAATTCCTTTAGGTGAGATTTCCCGCATCACGACAGAGTTTGCTACCAACTCCATTTATCGTAAGAACCAAAACCGGGTGGTGCTTATCAGCGCCAGGGTTAACCAGGAAAAGCCTTACGACAAGGTGGTGAAGTCGCTGGAAGACGGCCTTTCAGGATTGACAGTGCCACCCCAGTATAAGATCAAAGTAGCTGGCCAGGAGCTCAAGCGCAAGGAGTCGATGCAGAACCTGACTTTCTCACTCATCCTTTCCATTGTGCTGGTGTACATGGTGCTGGCTTCACAGTTTGAGTCGCTGCTCCACCCCTTCACCATTTTGCTCACCATTCCGCTGGCGGGTGTGGGTGCCCTCCTCTCCTTCTTTATCCTGGGCATGCCCCTCAATATGATGGCCTTTATCGGCATCATCATGCTGGCCGGTATTGCCGTGAACGACGCCATTATCCTCGTCGACAGCATCAACAAGAACAAACGGGACGGCATGCCCATTCGGGACGCTATCCTCGATGCGGGCCAGCGACGGTTCCGGCCCATTATCATGACAAGTCTCACCACCATTTTGGCCCTGCTGCCTCTCACCTTCGGGTTTGGGGAAAGCGCTGCCCTCAGGGCGCCCATGGCCGTGGCGGTGATTGGCGGACTGATCACCTCTACCCTGCTCACGCTGATCGTGATTCCTTGTTTTTACGAAACAATCGAAAGCATTGTAGGGAAACTGTCAAATGTAAAACGCCGCTTTACCAAAGCTTCTCATGCCTAA
- a CDS encoding efflux RND transporter permease subunit yields MPNTGLLHTIIKRKVLVSMLFIGFSVMGYISYNKLPVELFPNVELPILIVQVSAASEVDPTYMESQAIIPLEGVIGTLEGLDEISATADSRQGTIFISFVQGTNTKYAYLKLEQKVASIKADLTPEFVVNIIKIDTDQFSNAFMDVQVLGGGGVDRVRNVTDQYIFDRLSEIDGVGGVEVFGGRQKTVEIIMDNAVCEAHGITPNTISGVLSQNSNKSAFVGQVELNGQNVFVNVTAELKDIKNIESLVVSEKGPLLLSDVAQVFFGVKEQTTLSRVNGKDAVSIRLSKDRQANLIALSDKTLAAIDELNEELEPMDVQLVVQNNQAEAMSKNIDQIQQLAITGGLLAIFVLWVFLRRLKFILSIALAIPISVYTAFNFFYAYDISINSLTLIGMALAIGMLLDNSVVVIENIYRHVVNKKPPEEAVVQGTKEVMRSVIAATLTTVTVFLPFIFSTNFLATTIGTQIGVSIISTLLVSLVVALVLIPMLAHAAIDKTDEAKAPLIKNASIRQRTIQMYMVILKSCFRRPAFTIIGGIVLFFITIGLSLLISVASLNEVETENMNMFVTMPQGATLASTDLLTQKIEEKVMAIPVVDQLISQVTEGSSVLTVQVVEGFNKLDTISAADLRNRLSAIAKDFEDIEISLDAPPPSVSGTDGGGSSAGDDFERMLGIGTPSEQVIIKGSDYEAMQSIANDINTFIASLQSVERSTVNVSPERPEAHILFDQRRMSANSITQQDVSTGLNDFQPSFASGSNFVSGDEEFEITIRTQDQVEVGAKDMKDLREMPITNAAGATHTLADIGSVIYSAGESRIRRLNQEKRIEITYSFIDEVVNSESLLEASRLEIDQIVAGINIPSGIVADVVHDEGLFDEFYFLIAAAIIIIFMILAAVFESLYLPVVIMFSIPLAAIGAFMGLTFTGNSLLNANTLIGFLILLGVVVNNGIILIDYSHLLRRQGYNKYRALIMSGISRIRPILITSITTIVAMLPLAMGEAEYVVSIGQPFAITVMGGLAFATILTLIYIPTMSAGFESVLDWFRGLKPVIKFGQIALITALAILIFTQIEGFLWQSIWFLSALILVPGGTHFIMTSLRQANAKMVDKNEKMHIEVQNLTKVYGRPGRWLREWKGNKHLFDERGEEIITGKSILQNLIWQVALMGFLVYFIYFFLDKAFWQLVFMIGLHALLLSIFHDVEQWADDKRPRLFSFLSGLLYWVFPIVSAVYLYADIQVKGLGIVLIVLWFIGLFLVRMANKLKKKPVDPQQLTGRFKGIRRLYWKLVLVIPFVKPKKSQFKALKGVSLTIEQGMFGLLGPNGAGKTTLMRILCGIMDQSYGKIWINGHDTTLKREELQGLIGYLPQAFGTYENMTPYQFLDYQAILRKISNKKEREDRVQYVLRAVHMDEHQHKKIGSFSGGMKQRIGIAQILLHLPKILVVDEPTAGLDPLERIRFRNLLVELSRERIVVFSTHIIEDIASSCNHLAVLISGNIEYNGSPTSMAELAKGKVWEFHLSPEQFEEEKSHYVIVHHMREGDKIRVKCLAGEQPRADATPVRANLEDAYLWLMKSKNNKKNEELPVSAV; encoded by the coding sequence ATGCCTAACACCGGACTTTTACATACCATCATCAAGCGAAAAGTACTGGTATCGATGCTCTTCATCGGGTTTTCGGTGATGGGCTATATCTCGTACAACAAACTGCCGGTGGAGCTCTTTCCCAATGTGGAGCTGCCCATCCTCATTGTGCAGGTAAGTGCCGCCTCTGAGGTAGATCCTACCTACATGGAAAGCCAGGCCATTATTCCACTGGAAGGCGTGATAGGCACCCTGGAAGGCCTTGACGAGATCAGCGCCACGGCCGACAGCCGCCAGGGGACGATCTTTATCTCCTTTGTGCAGGGCACCAATACCAAATACGCTTACCTCAAGCTGGAGCAAAAGGTTGCCAGCATCAAGGCGGACCTCACGCCGGAATTTGTCGTCAATATCATCAAGATCGACACCGATCAGTTTTCCAACGCCTTCATGGACGTGCAGGTGCTGGGCGGCGGTGGCGTCGACCGGGTTCGGAATGTGACCGACCAGTACATCTTCGACCGCCTGAGTGAGATCGACGGCGTGGGTGGCGTGGAAGTATTTGGCGGCAGGCAAAAGACCGTAGAGATCATCATGGACAACGCTGTGTGCGAAGCCCATGGCATCACGCCCAATACCATCAGCGGCGTGCTGTCGCAAAACTCCAACAAGAGTGCCTTTGTGGGGCAGGTAGAGCTCAACGGACAGAATGTGTTTGTGAATGTGACTGCCGAGCTCAAAGACATCAAGAACATCGAAAGCCTTGTGGTATCGGAAAAAGGCCCTTTGCTCCTCAGCGATGTAGCTCAGGTATTCTTTGGTGTAAAAGAGCAAACCACCCTCAGCCGGGTCAATGGCAAGGACGCCGTGTCCATCCGCTTGTCCAAAGACCGGCAGGCCAACCTGATTGCCCTGTCGGACAAGACACTGGCCGCCATTGACGAGCTCAACGAAGAGCTGGAGCCCATGGATGTGCAGTTAGTGGTGCAGAACAACCAGGCCGAGGCGATGAGCAAAAACATCGACCAGATCCAGCAGCTGGCCATCACCGGCGGACTGCTGGCTATCTTCGTGCTGTGGGTATTCCTGCGCCGGCTCAAGTTCATCCTCAGCATAGCCCTGGCCATTCCTATTTCTGTGTATACGGCCTTCAACTTCTTCTACGCCTACGATATCTCCATCAACAGCCTCACACTGATTGGCATGGCCCTGGCCATTGGCATGCTGCTCGACAACAGCGTGGTGGTGATCGAAAACATCTACCGCCACGTGGTGAACAAAAAGCCGCCCGAAGAAGCCGTGGTGCAGGGCACCAAAGAAGTGATGCGTTCTGTGATAGCGGCTACGCTCACCACCGTCACGGTGTTCCTGCCCTTTATTTTCTCTACCAACTTCCTGGCGACCACTATTGGCACGCAAATCGGCGTCTCCATCATCTCCACCCTGCTGGTGTCGCTCGTAGTGGCCCTGGTGCTTATTCCCATGCTGGCCCATGCGGCCATCGACAAGACTGACGAAGCAAAGGCGCCTTTGATCAAGAACGCTTCTATCCGTCAGCGCACCATCCAGATGTACATGGTCATCCTGAAGTCGTGCTTCAGAAGGCCCGCCTTCACCATCATCGGCGGCATTGTGCTGTTCTTTATTACCATCGGCCTCAGCCTGCTGATCAGTGTGGCCAGCCTCAACGAAGTGGAAACCGAGAACATGAACATGTTCGTGACCATGCCCCAGGGTGCTACGCTGGCATCTACTGATCTGCTCACGCAAAAGATTGAAGAAAAGGTGATGGCCATCCCCGTAGTCGACCAACTCATCAGCCAGGTAACTGAAGGAAGCTCCGTACTGACCGTGCAGGTGGTGGAAGGTTTCAATAAGCTCGATACCATCTCTGCTGCCGACCTGAGAAACCGCCTCAGTGCCATTGCCAAAGACTTTGAAGACATCGAAATTTCCCTCGATGCACCGCCCCCGTCTGTAAGCGGGACGGACGGCGGGGGCTCGTCTGCCGGAGACGACTTCGAGCGCATGCTGGGCATTGGCACGCCCTCTGAGCAGGTCATCATCAAAGGCAGCGACTACGAAGCCATGCAGTCCATTGCCAACGACATCAACACTTTCATTGCCAGCCTGCAGTCGGTGGAGCGCAGCACGGTGAATGTGAGCCCCGAGCGGCCCGAAGCCCATATTTTGTTCGACCAGCGCCGCATGAGCGCCAACAGCATCACCCAGCAGGACGTGTCCACCGGTCTCAACGACTTCCAGCCCTCCTTTGCCTCCGGCTCCAACTTTGTGAGCGGCGACGAAGAGTTTGAAATCACCATCCGCACGCAGGACCAGGTGGAAGTGGGCGCCAAAGACATGAAGGACCTGCGGGAAATGCCTATCACCAATGCCGCAGGCGCTACCCATACCCTGGCCGACATTGGCTCGGTCATTTACTCCGCCGGGGAAAGCCGGATCAGGCGCCTCAACCAGGAGAAACGCATTGAGATCACCTACAGCTTTATCGACGAGGTGGTGAACTCCGAGTCGCTGCTGGAAGCCTCCCGGCTGGAAATCGACCAGATCGTGGCAGGCATCAATATCCCCTCCGGCATTGTGGCGGACGTGGTGCACGACGAAGGGCTGTTCGACGAGTTCTACTTTCTCATTGCTGCTGCCATCATCATCATCTTCATGATCCTGGCCGCTGTGTTTGAATCGCTCTACCTGCCCGTGGTGATCATGTTCTCTATTCCGCTCGCTGCCATTGGCGCTTTTATGGGACTCACCTTTACCGGCAACTCCCTGCTCAACGCCAATACCCTCATTGGCTTCCTGATCCTGCTGGGTGTGGTGGTGAACAACGGCATCATTCTCATCGACTATTCGCATTTGCTGCGCCGCCAGGGCTACAACAAATACAGGGCCCTCATCATGAGCGGTATTTCCCGCATCAGGCCCATCCTCATCACGTCCATCACCACCATTGTGGCCATGCTGCCCCTTGCCATGGGTGAAGCGGAATACGTGGTCAGCATTGGGCAGCCCTTCGCCATCACCGTCATGGGCGGACTGGCCTTTGCCACCATCCTCACGCTGATTTATATCCCCACCATGAGTGCGGGCTTCGAAAGTGTGCTCGACTGGTTCCGTGGCCTGAAGCCTGTGATTAAGTTTGGGCAAATCGCCCTGATCACTGCCCTGGCCATCCTCATCTTCACCCAGATAGAAGGCTTCCTCTGGCAGTCCATCTGGTTCCTGTCGGCGCTGATCCTTGTGCCGGGGGGCACCCACTTTATCATGACCTCCCTGCGCCAGGCCAATGCCAAAATGGTGGACAAGAACGAGAAAATGCATATTGAGGTGCAAAACCTCACCAAGGTGTATGGCAGGCCCGGCCGCTGGCTGAGAGAATGGAAAGGCAACAAGCACCTGTTCGATGAGCGGGGTGAAGAAATCATCACAGGCAAGAGCATTCTGCAAAACCTGATCTGGCAAGTGGCCCTCATGGGCTTCCTTGTCTATTTCATCTATTTCTTCCTCGACAAAGCCTTCTGGCAGCTGGTGTTCATGATCGGCCTGCATGCCCTGCTGCTTTCCATCTTCCACGATGTGGAGCAGTGGGCCGACGACAAGCGGCCACGGTTGTTCAGCTTCCTGAGCGGACTCCTCTACTGGGTCTTCCCTATCGTGAGTGCCGTGTACCTCTATGCCGATATCCAGGTGAAGGGCCTGGGCATTGTGCTGATCGTCCTTTGGTTCATTGGCTTGTTCCTGGTGCGCATGGCCAATAAGCTGAAAAAGAAACCGGTGGATCCGCAGCAGCTCACCGGTCGCTTCAAAGGCATCCGGCGCTTGTACTGGAAGTTGGTGCTGGTCATCCCCTTTGTGAAGCCTAAGAAGTCGCAGTTCAAAGCGCTGAAGGGCGTGAGCCTCACCATTGAGCAGGGCATGTTCGGCTTGTTGGGCCCCAACGGCGCCGGTAAAACCACCCTTATGCGGATTTTGTGCGGCATCATGGACCAGAGCTATGGCAAAATCTGGATCAATGGCCACGACACTACACTGAAGCGAGAGGAGCTCCAGGGCCTTATCGGCTACCTGCCCCAGGCCTTTGGCACCTACGAAAACATGACGCCCTACCAGTTCCTCGACTACCAGGCCATCCTGCGGAAGATCAGCAACAAAAAAGAAAGAGAAGACAGGGTGCAGTACGTGCTCAGGGCGGTGCACATGGACGAGCACCAGCACAAGAAGATTGGCTCCTTCTCAGGTGGTATGAAGCAGCGCATTGGCATTGCCCAGATTTTGCTTCACCTGCCCAAAATACTGGTGGTGGATGAGCCCACGGCCGGCCTCGATCCTCTGGAGCGCATCCGCTTCCGCAACCTGCTGGTGGAGCTGAGCCGGGAGCGCATTGTGGTGTTTTCCACCCACATCATCGAAGACATTGCCAGTAGCTGCAACCACCTGGCCGTACTCATTTCCGGTAATATCGAGTACAACGGCAGCCCCACCTCCATGGCAGAGCTGGCCAAAGGCAAGGTGTGGGAATTCCACCTCTCGCCGGAACAGTTTGAAGAAGAAAAGAGCCACTATGTGATTGTGCACCATATGCGGGAAGGCGACAAGATTCGGGTGAAATGCCTGGCGGGTGAGCAGCCCCGGGCCGACGCCACACCGGTGCGGGCCAACCTCGAAGACGCCTACCTGTGGTTAATGAAAAGTAAAAACAACAAGAAGAATGAAGAGCTACCTGTTTCTGCCGTATAG
- a CDS encoding type I restriction-modification system subunit M, translating to MATNNLIAKIWSFCDTLRDDGLGYGDYLEQLTFLLFLKMADENKSQYNLPKRCDWQTILTSVQIIEDYENLLKRLSSAGGMLSKIFAGAQNKIHDSVKLKRLIKLIDGENWTNQDVDIKGEIYESLLQKNAENSGAGQYFTPRSVISAMITCIDPKPMETIADPSCGTGGFFLGALNHLSEKQLSKEEANFLKFKAFHGWEIEKSTARLCLMNLFLHGVGDLKETPDIQVTDSLKRGINGEVEENEKVSIVLANPPFGVSSSDIPTIDIEQSKKDGYFLRKDFWVTTSNKQLAFLQHIVAMLKNNGRAAVVLPDNVLFEGGAGETIRKRLLEETNLHTILRLPTGIFYAQGVKANVLFFDKPQESVKSATKEVWYYDYRTNINHTPKKNPLKATDLKEFIELYHSVDLTKRKETWSQENPEGRWRKYSRKELLNRDKTSLDIFWLRNDSILDLDNLPDPHELSNEIIENIEGALESFKEIRLKLEG from the coding sequence ATGGCAACAAATAATTTAATAGCGAAAATATGGTCATTCTGTGATACACTTAGAGATGACGGACTTGGATACGGTGACTATTTGGAGCAATTGACTTTTTTGCTATTCCTTAAAATGGCGGATGAAAATAAGAGTCAATATAACTTGCCTAAAAGATGCGATTGGCAAACAATTTTAACGAGTGTTCAGATCATAGAAGATTATGAAAATCTTCTAAAAAGATTATCTAGTGCCGGTGGAATGTTAAGTAAGATTTTTGCCGGTGCACAGAATAAAATTCATGATTCAGTTAAATTAAAAAGATTAATTAAGCTCATTGATGGTGAAAATTGGACAAATCAGGACGTAGATATCAAAGGAGAAATCTACGAATCACTTCTTCAGAAAAATGCTGAAAACAGTGGTGCGGGTCAGTACTTTACTCCTCGGTCTGTTATTTCTGCGATGATAACCTGTATAGACCCAAAACCCATGGAAACCATTGCCGATCCTTCTTGTGGTACCGGTGGGTTCTTTCTTGGCGCCTTGAATCATTTAAGTGAAAAGCAATTATCAAAGGAAGAGGCTAATTTTCTAAAATTCAAAGCATTCCATGGATGGGAAATTGAGAAATCTACGGCTCGTTTGTGTTTAATGAATCTCTTTCTACATGGTGTAGGTGACCTAAAAGAAACTCCTGACATACAAGTTACAGACAGTCTAAAACGTGGAATTAATGGAGAAGTTGAAGAAAATGAAAAGGTGTCGATTGTATTGGCGAATCCTCCATTTGGAGTGAGTAGTAGTGATATTCCAACCATTGATATAGAGCAGTCTAAAAAAGATGGATATTTTCTTAGAAAAGATTTCTGGGTAACAACTAGTAATAAACAGCTAGCATTTTTACAACATATAGTTGCAATGTTGAAAAATAATGGTCGTGCAGCAGTAGTTCTTCCTGATAATGTGCTGTTTGAAGGGGGAGCCGGAGAGACTATCAGAAAAAGACTATTGGAAGAAACCAACTTACATACTATTCTACGACTTCCAACTGGAATTTTTTATGCCCAAGGAGTAAAAGCAAATGTTCTTTTCTTTGATAAACCTCAAGAGTCAGTAAAATCAGCTACTAAAGAAGTTTGGTATTATGATTATAGAACTAATATTAACCATACTCCAAAGAAGAATCCTCTCAAAGCCACAGATTTAAAGGAGTTTATAGAGTTATATCATTCCGTTGATCTCACCAAAAGAAAAGAAACATGGTCACAAGAAAATCCTGAAGGTCGTTGGCGAAAGTATTCACGAAAAGAACTTTTAAATCGTGATAAAACGAGCTTAGATATTTTCTGGCTACGTAATGACAGTATATTAGATTTGGACAATTTACCTGATCCGCACGAATTATCTAATGAGATAATTGAGAATATTGAAGGAGCCTTGGAAAGCTTTAAAGAAATTAGATTAAAGCTAGAAGGTTAG